The following proteins are co-located in the Mauremys reevesii isolate NIE-2019 linkage group 23, ASM1616193v1, whole genome shotgun sequence genome:
- the LOC120389265 gene encoding zinc finger and BTB domain-containing protein 8A-like isoform X2: protein MPRVECKASSFTKMRTRKTCIQPVHSPNPRNPWIFEIFTLLNNDRAQFIAGNSELGFLGRLRVRGEENSAEQALRGGPANCVKVTKSLSLESGESQTDLRLLPGSAAAAAEQRFLLPFFGMEISSHQFHLLQQLNEQRKQDLFCDCSILVEGKVFKAHRNVLFASSGYFKMLLSQSSKETSQPTTATFEVFSPDTFTVILDFVYSGKLSLTGQNVIEVMSAASYLQMTDILSVCKTFIQSSLEINEKEKDHYFTLSAKRVNSRFDRPPFYRSRRKVKSNPIRSHVIPDQKAGMVNENSWTNNRNHSSSQMNVQQQETQLFKRGQKLGSVKKRQRRLGLSQSLDFLKHKSNKPDEARGSCSASETNHVSQSKEQIQFDTENNTAHTGYRCDQESKVIPKKWSVAQLEQELSRTSPVYMDLKADELYTSMPTILGVMGGWNEDDLPKMRFKCPFCTHTVKRRADMKRHLRCHTGERPYPCEIHQAGKLICRKCKNHVTDLTGHVVQQGTRRYRLCNECLVEAGIDRIHDDLDAEHPLTISLGDKISGWHLDDEHRSDVEMEDEPDKLVIQQVNDDSTDETEEKVKPNLR, encoded by the exons ATGCCTCGCGTTGAATGTAAGGCTTCCTCCTTTACAAAAATGAGAACTAGAAAAACCTGTATTCAACCCGTACACTCTCCCAACCCAAGAAACCCCTGGATATTTGAAATTTTCACACTGCTAAACAATGACCGTGCTCAGTTTATTGCGGGCAACAGTGAACTAGGCTTCTTGGGGAGATTGCGGGTGCGAGGCGAGGAAAACAGCGCAGAGCAAG CCTTGCGTGGGGGACCCGCAAACTGCGTTAAAGTGACAAAGAGCCTCAGCCTAGAGTCCGGGGAATCGCAAACCGACCTCCGGCTCCTCCCCGGCtccgcagcagcagccgccg AGCAACGCTTCCTGTTACCCTTTTTTGGAATGGAGATATCTTCCCATCAATTTCATCTCCTTCAGCAACTAAATGAGCAGCGCAAGCAAGACTTATTCTGTGACTGCAGTATCCTGGTTGAGGGGAAAGTCTTCAAAGCACATCGAAATGTGCTGTTTGCCAGTAGTGGTTATTTCAAAATGCTCCTTTCCCAAAGCTCAAAAGAGACTAGTCAGCCAACCACAGCTACTTTTGAGGTCTTCTCTCCTGATACCTTCACAGTTATTCTGGACTTTGTATATTCAGGAAAACTGTCTCTCACTGGTCAAAATGTGATCGAAGTAATGTCAGCTGCTAGTTATCTGCAGATGACAGATATTCTTAGTGTATGTAAGACATTCATTCAATCCTCACTGGAGATTAATGAAAAAGAGAAGGATCACTACTTCACCCTTTCAGCCAAAAGGGTCAACAGTAGATTTGACCGTCCACCTTTTTATAGGTCAAGAAGGAAAGTTAAAAGCAACCCCATCCGTTCTCACGTAATTCCAGATCAAAAGGCAGGCATGGTGAATGAAAATTCCTGGACCAATAACAGGAACCACTCCTCTTCACAAATGAATGTCCAACAGCAAGAAACACAATTATTCAAAAGAGGCCAAAAGCTTGGTTCAGTGAAAAAGCGCCAAAGGCGTCTAGGACTGTCACAGTCCCTTGACTTTCTGAAACATAAATCAAACAAACCTGATGAGGCCAGGGGAAGTTGCAGTGCTTCAGAGACTAACCACGTTTCCCAATCCAAAGAGCAAATTCAGTTTGACACAGAGAATAACACTGCTCATACTGGGTACCGATGTGATCAAGAATCAAAGGTGATACCAAAGAAATGGTCTGTTGCTCAACTGGAACAAGAACTTTCAAGAACTTCCCCTGTGTATATGGATTTAAAAGCAGATGAACTGTATACCTCTATGCCCACTATTCTAGGTGTAATGGGTGGTTGGAATGAAG ATGATCTACCTAAGATGAGATTCAAGTGCCCCTTCTGCACCCATACAGTGAAACGGAGAGCAGACATGAAGCGGCATCTTCGATGTCACACAGGGGAACGACCTTATCCGTGTGAG ATACACCAAGCTGGTAAACTAATCTGCAGAAAATGTAAGAATCATGTCACCGACCTAACAGGACACGTGGTTCAACAAGGAACAAGGCGCTACAGACTATGTAACGAATGTCTAGTTGAAGCAGGTATTGACAGAATTCATGATGACTTAGATGCAGAACATCCTCTTACTATCTCTCTAGGAGACAAAATTTCTGGGTGGCACTTGGATGATGAGCACAGATCAGATGTAGAGATGGAGGATGAACCTGATAAACTTGTCATCCAACAAGTTAATGATGATAGCACAGATGAGACTGAAGAAAAAGTGAAACCGAATCTTAGATAG
- the LOC120389265 gene encoding zinc finger and BTB domain-containing protein 8A-like isoform X1, which produces MPRVECKASSFTKMRTRKTCIQPVHSPNPRNPWIFEIFTLLNNDRAQFIAGNSELGFLGRLRVRGEENSAEQALRGGPANCVKVTKSLSLESGESQTDLRLLPGSAAAAAEQRFLLPFFGMEISSHQFHLLQQLNEQRKQDLFCDCSILVEGKVFKAHRNVLFASSGYFKMLLSQSSKETSQPTTATFEVFSPDTFTVILDFVYSGKLSLTGQNVIEVMSAASYLQMTDILSVCKTFIQSSLEINEKEKDHYFTLSAKRVNSRFDRPPFYRSRRKVKSNPIRSHVIPDQKAGMVNENSWTNNRNHSSSQMNVQQQETQLFKRGQKLGSVKKRQRRLGLSQSLDFLKHKSNKPDEARGSCSASETNHVSQSKEQIQFDTENNTAHTGYRCDQESKVIPKKWSVAQLEQELSRTSPVYMDLKADELYTSMPTILGVMGGWNEDDLPKMRFKCPFCTHTVKRRADMKRHLRCHTGERPYPCEACGKKFTRLEHLRSHFQTIHQAGKLICRKCKNHVTDLTGHVVQQGTRRYRLCNECLVEAGIDRIHDDLDAEHPLTISLGDKISGWHLDDEHRSDVEMEDEPDKLVIQQVNDDSTDETEEKVKPNLR; this is translated from the exons ATGCCTCGCGTTGAATGTAAGGCTTCCTCCTTTACAAAAATGAGAACTAGAAAAACCTGTATTCAACCCGTACACTCTCCCAACCCAAGAAACCCCTGGATATTTGAAATTTTCACACTGCTAAACAATGACCGTGCTCAGTTTATTGCGGGCAACAGTGAACTAGGCTTCTTGGGGAGATTGCGGGTGCGAGGCGAGGAAAACAGCGCAGAGCAAG CCTTGCGTGGGGGACCCGCAAACTGCGTTAAAGTGACAAAGAGCCTCAGCCTAGAGTCCGGGGAATCGCAAACCGACCTCCGGCTCCTCCCCGGCtccgcagcagcagccgccg AGCAACGCTTCCTGTTACCCTTTTTTGGAATGGAGATATCTTCCCATCAATTTCATCTCCTTCAGCAACTAAATGAGCAGCGCAAGCAAGACTTATTCTGTGACTGCAGTATCCTGGTTGAGGGGAAAGTCTTCAAAGCACATCGAAATGTGCTGTTTGCCAGTAGTGGTTATTTCAAAATGCTCCTTTCCCAAAGCTCAAAAGAGACTAGTCAGCCAACCACAGCTACTTTTGAGGTCTTCTCTCCTGATACCTTCACAGTTATTCTGGACTTTGTATATTCAGGAAAACTGTCTCTCACTGGTCAAAATGTGATCGAAGTAATGTCAGCTGCTAGTTATCTGCAGATGACAGATATTCTTAGTGTATGTAAGACATTCATTCAATCCTCACTGGAGATTAATGAAAAAGAGAAGGATCACTACTTCACCCTTTCAGCCAAAAGGGTCAACAGTAGATTTGACCGTCCACCTTTTTATAGGTCAAGAAGGAAAGTTAAAAGCAACCCCATCCGTTCTCACGTAATTCCAGATCAAAAGGCAGGCATGGTGAATGAAAATTCCTGGACCAATAACAGGAACCACTCCTCTTCACAAATGAATGTCCAACAGCAAGAAACACAATTATTCAAAAGAGGCCAAAAGCTTGGTTCAGTGAAAAAGCGCCAAAGGCGTCTAGGACTGTCACAGTCCCTTGACTTTCTGAAACATAAATCAAACAAACCTGATGAGGCCAGGGGAAGTTGCAGTGCTTCAGAGACTAACCACGTTTCCCAATCCAAAGAGCAAATTCAGTTTGACACAGAGAATAACACTGCTCATACTGGGTACCGATGTGATCAAGAATCAAAGGTGATACCAAAGAAATGGTCTGTTGCTCAACTGGAACAAGAACTTTCAAGAACTTCCCCTGTGTATATGGATTTAAAAGCAGATGAACTGTATACCTCTATGCCCACTATTCTAGGTGTAATGGGTGGTTGGAATGAAG ATGATCTACCTAAGATGAGATTCAAGTGCCCCTTCTGCACCCATACAGTGAAACGGAGAGCAGACATGAAGCGGCATCTTCGATGTCACACAGGGGAACGACCTTATCCGTGTGAGGCATGTGGGAAAAAATTCACAAGATTAGAGCACCTACGTAGCCATTTCCAAACA ATACACCAAGCTGGTAAACTAATCTGCAGAAAATGTAAGAATCATGTCACCGACCTAACAGGACACGTGGTTCAACAAGGAACAAGGCGCTACAGACTATGTAACGAATGTCTAGTTGAAGCAGGTATTGACAGAATTCATGATGACTTAGATGCAGAACATCCTCTTACTATCTCTCTAGGAGACAAAATTTCTGGGTGGCACTTGGATGATGAGCACAGATCAGATGTAGAGATGGAGGATGAACCTGATAAACTTGTCATCCAACAAGTTAATGATGATAGCACAGATGAGACTGAAGAAAAAGTGAAACCGAATCTTAGATAG
- the LOC120389265 gene encoding zinc finger and BTB domain-containing protein 8A-like isoform X3 has protein sequence MPRVECKASSFTKMRTRKTCIQPVHSPNPRNPWIFEIFTLLNNDRAQFIAGNSELGFLGRLRVRGEENSAEQEQRFLLPFFGMEISSHQFHLLQQLNEQRKQDLFCDCSILVEGKVFKAHRNVLFASSGYFKMLLSQSSKETSQPTTATFEVFSPDTFTVILDFVYSGKLSLTGQNVIEVMSAASYLQMTDILSVCKTFIQSSLEINEKEKDHYFTLSAKRVNSRFDRPPFYRSRRKVKSNPIRSHVIPDQKAGMVNENSWTNNRNHSSSQMNVQQQETQLFKRGQKLGSVKKRQRRLGLSQSLDFLKHKSNKPDEARGSCSASETNHVSQSKEQIQFDTENNTAHTGYRCDQESKVIPKKWSVAQLEQELSRTSPVYMDLKADELYTSMPTILGVMGGWNEDDLPKMRFKCPFCTHTVKRRADMKRHLRCHTGERPYPCEACGKKFTRLEHLRSHFQTIHQAGKLICRKCKNHVTDLTGHVVQQGTRRYRLCNECLVEAGIDRIHDDLDAEHPLTISLGDKISGWHLDDEHRSDVEMEDEPDKLVIQQVNDDSTDETEEKVKPNLR, from the exons ATGCCTCGCGTTGAATGTAAGGCTTCCTCCTTTACAAAAATGAGAACTAGAAAAACCTGTATTCAACCCGTACACTCTCCCAACCCAAGAAACCCCTGGATATTTGAAATTTTCACACTGCTAAACAATGACCGTGCTCAGTTTATTGCGGGCAACAGTGAACTAGGCTTCTTGGGGAGATTGCGGGTGCGAGGCGAGGAAAACAGCGCAGAGCAAG AGCAACGCTTCCTGTTACCCTTTTTTGGAATGGAGATATCTTCCCATCAATTTCATCTCCTTCAGCAACTAAATGAGCAGCGCAAGCAAGACTTATTCTGTGACTGCAGTATCCTGGTTGAGGGGAAAGTCTTCAAAGCACATCGAAATGTGCTGTTTGCCAGTAGTGGTTATTTCAAAATGCTCCTTTCCCAAAGCTCAAAAGAGACTAGTCAGCCAACCACAGCTACTTTTGAGGTCTTCTCTCCTGATACCTTCACAGTTATTCTGGACTTTGTATATTCAGGAAAACTGTCTCTCACTGGTCAAAATGTGATCGAAGTAATGTCAGCTGCTAGTTATCTGCAGATGACAGATATTCTTAGTGTATGTAAGACATTCATTCAATCCTCACTGGAGATTAATGAAAAAGAGAAGGATCACTACTTCACCCTTTCAGCCAAAAGGGTCAACAGTAGATTTGACCGTCCACCTTTTTATAGGTCAAGAAGGAAAGTTAAAAGCAACCCCATCCGTTCTCACGTAATTCCAGATCAAAAGGCAGGCATGGTGAATGAAAATTCCTGGACCAATAACAGGAACCACTCCTCTTCACAAATGAATGTCCAACAGCAAGAAACACAATTATTCAAAAGAGGCCAAAAGCTTGGTTCAGTGAAAAAGCGCCAAAGGCGTCTAGGACTGTCACAGTCCCTTGACTTTCTGAAACATAAATCAAACAAACCTGATGAGGCCAGGGGAAGTTGCAGTGCTTCAGAGACTAACCACGTTTCCCAATCCAAAGAGCAAATTCAGTTTGACACAGAGAATAACACTGCTCATACTGGGTACCGATGTGATCAAGAATCAAAGGTGATACCAAAGAAATGGTCTGTTGCTCAACTGGAACAAGAACTTTCAAGAACTTCCCCTGTGTATATGGATTTAAAAGCAGATGAACTGTATACCTCTATGCCCACTATTCTAGGTGTAATGGGTGGTTGGAATGAAG ATGATCTACCTAAGATGAGATTCAAGTGCCCCTTCTGCACCCATACAGTGAAACGGAGAGCAGACATGAAGCGGCATCTTCGATGTCACACAGGGGAACGACCTTATCCGTGTGAGGCATGTGGGAAAAAATTCACAAGATTAGAGCACCTACGTAGCCATTTCCAAACA ATACACCAAGCTGGTAAACTAATCTGCAGAAAATGTAAGAATCATGTCACCGACCTAACAGGACACGTGGTTCAACAAGGAACAAGGCGCTACAGACTATGTAACGAATGTCTAGTTGAAGCAGGTATTGACAGAATTCATGATGACTTAGATGCAGAACATCCTCTTACTATCTCTCTAGGAGACAAAATTTCTGGGTGGCACTTGGATGATGAGCACAGATCAGATGTAGAGATGGAGGATGAACCTGATAAACTTGTCATCCAACAAGTTAATGATGATAGCACAGATGAGACTGAAGAAAAAGTGAAACCGAATCTTAGATAG
- the LOC120389265 gene encoding zinc finger and BTB domain-containing protein 8A-like isoform X5 gives MEISSHQFHLLQQLNEQRKQDLFCDCSILVEGKVFKAHRNVLFASSGYFKMLLSQSSKETSQPTTATFEVFSPDTFTVILDFVYSGKLSLTGQNVIEVMSAASYLQMTDILSVCKTFIQSSLEINEKEKDHYFTLSAKRVNSRFDRPPFYRSRRKVKSNPIRSHVIPDQKAGMVNENSWTNNRNHSSSQMNVQQQETQLFKRGQKLGSVKKRQRRLGLSQSLDFLKHKSNKPDEARGSCSASETNHVSQSKEQIQFDTENNTAHTGYRCDQESKVIPKKWSVAQLEQELSRTSPVYMDLKADELYTSMPTILGVMGGWNEDDLPKMRFKCPFCTHTVKRRADMKRHLRCHTGERPYPCEACGKKFTRLEHLRSHFQTIHQAGKLICRKCKNHVTDLTGHVVQQGTRRYRLCNECLVEAGIDRIHDDLDAEHPLTISLGDKISGWHLDDEHRSDVEMEDEPDKLVIQQVNDDSTDETEEKVKPNLR, from the exons ATGGAGATATCTTCCCATCAATTTCATCTCCTTCAGCAACTAAATGAGCAGCGCAAGCAAGACTTATTCTGTGACTGCAGTATCCTGGTTGAGGGGAAAGTCTTCAAAGCACATCGAAATGTGCTGTTTGCCAGTAGTGGTTATTTCAAAATGCTCCTTTCCCAAAGCTCAAAAGAGACTAGTCAGCCAACCACAGCTACTTTTGAGGTCTTCTCTCCTGATACCTTCACAGTTATTCTGGACTTTGTATATTCAGGAAAACTGTCTCTCACTGGTCAAAATGTGATCGAAGTAATGTCAGCTGCTAGTTATCTGCAGATGACAGATATTCTTAGTGTATGTAAGACATTCATTCAATCCTCACTGGAGATTAATGAAAAAGAGAAGGATCACTACTTCACCCTTTCAGCCAAAAGGGTCAACAGTAGATTTGACCGTCCACCTTTTTATAGGTCAAGAAGGAAAGTTAAAAGCAACCCCATCCGTTCTCACGTAATTCCAGATCAAAAGGCAGGCATGGTGAATGAAAATTCCTGGACCAATAACAGGAACCACTCCTCTTCACAAATGAATGTCCAACAGCAAGAAACACAATTATTCAAAAGAGGCCAAAAGCTTGGTTCAGTGAAAAAGCGCCAAAGGCGTCTAGGACTGTCACAGTCCCTTGACTTTCTGAAACATAAATCAAACAAACCTGATGAGGCCAGGGGAAGTTGCAGTGCTTCAGAGACTAACCACGTTTCCCAATCCAAAGAGCAAATTCAGTTTGACACAGAGAATAACACTGCTCATACTGGGTACCGATGTGATCAAGAATCAAAGGTGATACCAAAGAAATGGTCTGTTGCTCAACTGGAACAAGAACTTTCAAGAACTTCCCCTGTGTATATGGATTTAAAAGCAGATGAACTGTATACCTCTATGCCCACTATTCTAGGTGTAATGGGTGGTTGGAATGAAG ATGATCTACCTAAGATGAGATTCAAGTGCCCCTTCTGCACCCATACAGTGAAACGGAGAGCAGACATGAAGCGGCATCTTCGATGTCACACAGGGGAACGACCTTATCCGTGTGAGGCATGTGGGAAAAAATTCACAAGATTAGAGCACCTACGTAGCCATTTCCAAACA ATACACCAAGCTGGTAAACTAATCTGCAGAAAATGTAAGAATCATGTCACCGACCTAACAGGACACGTGGTTCAACAAGGAACAAGGCGCTACAGACTATGTAACGAATGTCTAGTTGAAGCAGGTATTGACAGAATTCATGATGACTTAGATGCAGAACATCCTCTTACTATCTCTCTAGGAGACAAAATTTCTGGGTGGCACTTGGATGATGAGCACAGATCAGATGTAGAGATGGAGGATGAACCTGATAAACTTGTCATCCAACAAGTTAATGATGATAGCACAGATGAGACTGAAGAAAAAGTGAAACCGAATCTTAGATAG
- the LOC120389265 gene encoding zinc finger and BTB domain-containing protein 8A-like isoform X4 → MPRVECKASSFTKMRTRKTCIQPVHSPNPRNPWIFEIFTLLNNDRAQFIAGNSELGFLGRLRVRGEENSAEQALRGGPANCVKVTKSLSLESGESQTDLRLLPGSAAAAAEQRFLLPFFGMEISSHQFHLLQQLNEQRKQDLFCDCSILVEGKVFKAHRNVLFASSGYFKMLLSQSSKETSQPTTATFEVFSPDTFTVILDFVYSGKLSLTGQNVIEVMSAASYLQMTDILSVCKTFIQSSLEINEKEKDHYFTLSAKRVNSRFDRPPFYRSRRKVKSNPIRSHVIPDQKAGMVNENSWTNNRNHSSSQMNVQQQETQLFKRGQKLGSVKKRQRRLGLSQSLDFLKHKSNKPDEARGSCSASETNHVSQSKEQIQFDTENNTAHTGYRCDQESKVIPKKWSVAQLEQELSRTSPVYMDLKADELYTSMPTILGVMGGWNEDDLPKMRFKCPFCTHTVKRRADMKRHLRCHTGERPYPCEACGKKFTRLEHLRSHFQTVCHLPKDWFSQKMKFMLATAVYYPEPAPEIDTPSW, encoded by the exons ATGCCTCGCGTTGAATGTAAGGCTTCCTCCTTTACAAAAATGAGAACTAGAAAAACCTGTATTCAACCCGTACACTCTCCCAACCCAAGAAACCCCTGGATATTTGAAATTTTCACACTGCTAAACAATGACCGTGCTCAGTTTATTGCGGGCAACAGTGAACTAGGCTTCTTGGGGAGATTGCGGGTGCGAGGCGAGGAAAACAGCGCAGAGCAAG CCTTGCGTGGGGGACCCGCAAACTGCGTTAAAGTGACAAAGAGCCTCAGCCTAGAGTCCGGGGAATCGCAAACCGACCTCCGGCTCCTCCCCGGCtccgcagcagcagccgccg AGCAACGCTTCCTGTTACCCTTTTTTGGAATGGAGATATCTTCCCATCAATTTCATCTCCTTCAGCAACTAAATGAGCAGCGCAAGCAAGACTTATTCTGTGACTGCAGTATCCTGGTTGAGGGGAAAGTCTTCAAAGCACATCGAAATGTGCTGTTTGCCAGTAGTGGTTATTTCAAAATGCTCCTTTCCCAAAGCTCAAAAGAGACTAGTCAGCCAACCACAGCTACTTTTGAGGTCTTCTCTCCTGATACCTTCACAGTTATTCTGGACTTTGTATATTCAGGAAAACTGTCTCTCACTGGTCAAAATGTGATCGAAGTAATGTCAGCTGCTAGTTATCTGCAGATGACAGATATTCTTAGTGTATGTAAGACATTCATTCAATCCTCACTGGAGATTAATGAAAAAGAGAAGGATCACTACTTCACCCTTTCAGCCAAAAGGGTCAACAGTAGATTTGACCGTCCACCTTTTTATAGGTCAAGAAGGAAAGTTAAAAGCAACCCCATCCGTTCTCACGTAATTCCAGATCAAAAGGCAGGCATGGTGAATGAAAATTCCTGGACCAATAACAGGAACCACTCCTCTTCACAAATGAATGTCCAACAGCAAGAAACACAATTATTCAAAAGAGGCCAAAAGCTTGGTTCAGTGAAAAAGCGCCAAAGGCGTCTAGGACTGTCACAGTCCCTTGACTTTCTGAAACATAAATCAAACAAACCTGATGAGGCCAGGGGAAGTTGCAGTGCTTCAGAGACTAACCACGTTTCCCAATCCAAAGAGCAAATTCAGTTTGACACAGAGAATAACACTGCTCATACTGGGTACCGATGTGATCAAGAATCAAAGGTGATACCAAAGAAATGGTCTGTTGCTCAACTGGAACAAGAACTTTCAAGAACTTCCCCTGTGTATATGGATTTAAAAGCAGATGAACTGTATACCTCTATGCCCACTATTCTAGGTGTAATGGGTGGTTGGAATGAAG ATGATCTACCTAAGATGAGATTCAAGTGCCCCTTCTGCACCCATACAGTGAAACGGAGAGCAGACATGAAGCGGCATCTTCGATGTCACACAGGGGAACGACCTTATCCGTGTGAGGCATGTGGGAAAAAATTCACAAGATTAGAGCACCTACGTAGCCATTTCCAAACAGTATGTCATTTGCCTAAAGACTGGTTTTCTCAAAAAATGAAATTTATGTTGGCAACAGCAGTTTATTATCCAGAACCAGCCCcagagatag ATACACCAAGCTGGTAA